In Amycolatopsis methanolica 239, a single genomic region encodes these proteins:
- the rplU gene encoding 50S ribosomal protein L21, with the protein MSAYAIVKTGGKQYKVAVGDVVEVEKLEGKPGTEHSFPAVLYVDGSDVTADAEALAKISVTGKVVEQTKGPKIRIHKFKNKTGYHKRQGHRQKLTRVEVTGITK; encoded by the coding sequence GTGTCGGCGTACGCGATCGTCAAGACCGGCGGCAAGCAGTACAAGGTGGCCGTCGGCGACGTCGTCGAGGTCGAGAAGCTCGAGGGCAAGCCGGGCACCGAGCACTCTTTCCCCGCCGTGCTGTACGTCGACGGCAGCGATGTCACGGCGGATGCCGAAGCACTCGCGAAGATCTCGGTCACCGGCAAGGTCGTCGAGCAGACCAAGGGTCCCAAGATCCGCATCCACAAGTTCAAGAACAAGACCGGCTACCACAAGCGGCAGGGTCACCGTCAGAAGCTGACCCGCGTCGAGGTCACCGGAATCACGAAGTAA
- the rpmA gene encoding 50S ribosomal protein L27 — protein sequence MAHKKGASSSRNGRDSNPQYLGVKRYGGQLVNAGEILVRQRGTKFHPGLNVGRGGDDTLFALAAGTVEFGAKRGRKTVNIVPAEA from the coding sequence ATGGCACACAAGAAGGGTGCGTCCAGCTCCCGCAACGGGCGCGACTCCAACCCCCAGTACCTCGGCGTGAAGCGCTACGGCGGTCAGCTCGTGAACGCCGGTGAGATCCTGGTCCGCCAGCGCGGCACCAAGTTCCACCCCGGCCTGAACGTCGGCCGTGGCGGCGACGACACGCTGTTCGCCCTCGCGGCGGGCACCGTCGAGTTCGGCGCGAAGCGTGGCCGCAAGACGGTCAACATCGTCCCGGCCGAGGCCTGA
- the proB gene encoding glutamate 5-kinase translates to MSVARKAVAAAERLVVKVGSSALTTAGDGLDVTRLNALVDAIAARIAQGSQIVLVSSGAIGAGLAPLALGKRPRDLATQQAAASVGQLQLAHAYAESFGRYALTVGQVLLTSDDVVRRAHYRNAQRTFSRLLALGAVPVVNENDTVATEEIKFGDNDRLAALVAHLVGADALVLLSDVDGLYDGDPRSGSTRRIAEVTGPADLEGIAVGMSSSGLGTGGMVSKLAAARTAASAGIPVLLAAASDASRALSTAEVGTAFRAADSRLSARRFWLGYAAGTRGRLHLDDGAVAAVVRRRRSLLAAGVTGVDGDFEAGDVVELVDAAQRVVARGVVAFDAGELPELIGRSSHELPEEQRREVVHADDLVPFRR, encoded by the coding sequence ATGAGCGTGGCCCGCAAAGCCGTCGCGGCGGCGGAACGGCTGGTCGTCAAGGTCGGCTCGTCGGCGCTGACCACCGCCGGTGACGGGCTCGACGTGACGCGGCTGAACGCGCTGGTCGACGCCATCGCGGCGCGGATCGCGCAGGGCAGCCAGATCGTGCTGGTGTCCTCGGGTGCGATCGGCGCCGGGCTGGCGCCGCTCGCGCTCGGCAAGCGGCCGCGGGACCTGGCAACCCAGCAGGCCGCGGCGAGCGTCGGCCAGTTGCAGCTCGCGCACGCCTACGCGGAGTCGTTCGGCCGGTACGCGCTGACGGTGGGCCAGGTGCTGCTCACTTCCGACGATGTCGTGCGCCGCGCGCACTACCGCAACGCGCAGCGGACGTTCTCCCGCCTGCTGGCGCTGGGCGCGGTGCCGGTGGTCAACGAGAACGACACGGTGGCCACCGAGGAGATCAAGTTCGGCGACAACGACCGCCTGGCGGCGCTGGTGGCGCACCTGGTCGGCGCCGACGCCCTGGTCCTGTTGTCCGATGTGGACGGTCTGTACGACGGGGATCCGCGGTCGGGTTCGACGCGGCGCATCGCCGAGGTGACCGGCCCGGCGGATCTGGAGGGCATCGCCGTCGGCATGTCCAGCTCGGGGCTCGGCACCGGCGGGATGGTGTCGAAGCTGGCCGCGGCACGCACGGCCGCGTCGGCGGGGATCCCGGTGCTGCTGGCCGCGGCGTCGGACGCTTCGCGGGCGTTGTCGACGGCCGAGGTCGGTACTGCGTTCCGGGCGGCCGACAGCCGGCTGTCCGCGCGCCGGTTCTGGCTCGGCTACGCGGCGGGGACGCGGGGGCGTCTGCACCTGGACGACGGTGCGGTGGCCGCGGTGGTGCGCCGGCGCCGGTCGTTGCTGGCGGCGGGGGTCACCGGTGTCGACGGTGACTTCGAGGCGGGCGACGTGGTGGAGCTGGTCGACGCGGCGCAGCGTGTGGTGGCCCGTGGTGTGGTGGCGTTCGACGCGGGGGAGTTGCCCGAGCTGATCGGCCGGTCCAGCCACGAGCTGCCGGAGGAGCAGCGGCGGGAGGTCGTGCACGCCGACGATCTGGTGCCGTTCCGCCGTTAA
- the obgE gene encoding GTPase ObgE — translation MASRFVDRAVIHVAAGDGGHGCASIHREKFKPLGGPDGGNGGNGGDVRLVVDPNVHTLLDFHFHPHAKATNGRQGQGSHRAGAAGETLELKVPDGTVVMSEDGEVLADLVGPGTTFVAAQGGRGGLGNAALASKARKAPGFALLGEPGEERSLVLELRSVADAGLLGFPSAGKSSLISVLSAAKPKIADYPFTTLVPNLGVVNAGDTVFTMADVPGLIPGASEGKGLGLDFLRHIERCAVLVHVVDCATYDPGRDPVSDVDALEAELARYTPALGGELDSRPRVVVLNKIDVPDAAELAEMVRGEFEARGLPVFEVSTVTRQGLRELTFALAKEVEKYRAAQPEAEPTRIVLRPVAVDDSGFTIEEDPEEPGGFIVRGARPERWIRQTDFGNDEAVGYLADRLNRLGVEDALAKRGAEPGCPVTIGNITFEWEPSTPGVAARMTGRGTDARLEQNNRVSAAERKEARRIRRDGPDQPEDEDATAR, via the coding sequence ATGGCGTCCCGGTTCGTTGACCGCGCGGTGATCCACGTCGCCGCGGGCGACGGCGGGCACGGCTGTGCCTCGATCCACCGCGAGAAGTTCAAGCCGCTCGGCGGCCCCGATGGGGGCAACGGCGGCAACGGCGGCGACGTGCGACTCGTCGTCGACCCGAACGTGCACACGCTGCTCGACTTCCACTTCCACCCGCACGCCAAGGCGACCAACGGCCGCCAGGGCCAGGGCAGCCACCGCGCGGGCGCGGCAGGCGAGACCCTGGAGCTCAAGGTGCCCGACGGCACCGTCGTGATGTCCGAGGACGGCGAGGTCCTGGCGGACCTGGTCGGTCCGGGCACGACGTTCGTCGCCGCCCAGGGCGGGCGCGGTGGCCTCGGCAACGCGGCGCTGGCGTCCAAAGCGCGCAAGGCGCCCGGGTTCGCCCTGCTCGGCGAGCCCGGTGAGGAACGCAGCCTCGTGCTGGAGCTGCGCTCGGTCGCCGACGCCGGCCTGCTCGGCTTCCCGTCGGCAGGCAAGTCGTCGCTGATCTCGGTGCTGTCCGCGGCCAAGCCGAAGATCGCCGACTACCCGTTCACGACGCTGGTGCCGAACCTCGGCGTGGTGAACGCCGGCGACACCGTGTTCACGATGGCCGACGTGCCCGGTCTGATCCCCGGCGCGAGCGAGGGCAAGGGCCTCGGCCTGGACTTCCTCCGCCACATCGAACGCTGCGCGGTGCTGGTGCATGTCGTCGACTGCGCGACCTACGACCCGGGCCGCGACCCGGTGTCCGACGTGGACGCGCTGGAGGCCGAGCTGGCCCGCTACACCCCGGCGCTCGGCGGCGAGCTGGACTCCCGGCCACGGGTCGTGGTGCTCAACAAGATCGACGTGCCGGACGCGGCCGAGCTGGCCGAGATGGTGCGTGGCGAGTTCGAGGCGCGTGGCCTGCCGGTGTTCGAGGTCTCCACGGTGACCCGCCAGGGCCTGCGTGAGCTGACCTTCGCGCTCGCCAAGGAGGTCGAGAAGTACCGGGCGGCGCAGCCGGAGGCGGAGCCGACGCGGATCGTGCTGCGGCCGGTGGCGGTCGACGACTCGGGCTTCACCATCGAGGAGGACCCGGAGGAGCCGGGCGGCTTCATCGTGCGCGGCGCGCGCCCCGAGCGGTGGATCCGGCAGACCGACTTCGGCAACGACGAGGCCGTGGGCTACCTCGCGGACCGGCTCAACCGGCTGGGTGTCGAGGACGCGCTGGCCAAGCGCGGCGCCGAGCCGGGCTGCCCGGTGACGATCGGCAACATCACGTTCGAGTGGGAGCCCTCCACGCCGGGCGTGGCGGCGCGCATGACTGGCCGGGGCACCGACGCGCGGCTGGAGCAGAACAACCGCGTGTCGGCGGCCGAGCGCAAGGAAGCCCGGCGCATCCGCCGTGACGGGCCGGACCAGCCCGAGGACGAGGACGCGACAGCACGATGA